GAACATCTCTCTACTGACTCTGTTTTATGACTGCCTTTACTGAGGTCCCCTGTTAGTGGCGCTGGCGCTGCGTATTTGTGTTTCCATAATCTATAACAGTGACATGCTCTGTAGAGTAAGATCTATAAATACAAGTCCAGAAGTCtcgaaaaatgtgttttttttatagaaatttaccatttttattaaatagttGTTTGAGCTTGAATTGATGGTCAAATTCAAGTggtaaaaaaacattaacatattACGACAAATGAGAAACTAATAATAATCCAAAGGTGTGTTTTGTTGAAGTCCATAATGTGAGTCAATCAAATTTGCAGACATTACAAGCAGCATTAAAAATTAGTGATGAGTTTTGTAAAATAGAGATAATCTgataaaatgtgcacaaaatctaaaacaaattgCCCACTAATGAGTAACAGtcattttaatacaaaatgtttgcaaCAATGAACTTACTGCAAAAACATTGATCTCAAGCAAGAAGTAAATAAGAAGCACTGTAACCACTAAAGATATTCTTTATGTCAGTAAAGCATTTTCATTCTTCTATATATGCACCTTGAAATTCACACCAAAGTCTGAATTTCTATGTGttatcactgcaaaaacattaatgacagaataaaaaataaataaatctcagttCAAGATAGTGATGATTACATCCTTGCATCATTAGGCGTCTACAGATGGGAATTAGCTTTTTGTATAATGTGGTAAAATGCATCAATggtgacatttatgtttgagttGTACATTGTACCATTTActtatatctataatttcagaaaataatgcaTCAAGAACTTACATGTTCCCTCTTAAAGCTGGgatcaaacatggaaaaatcctaaaaatgataaatatttaagctTACATAGATTATTCTGTGACATATAAATCGGTCCGTAATCGATTTactgcttatttattttcttaattcaGTTCGATAGCAATAAGGTTGAAGTTGAGCTTAAAACTCACACATTGTTAGGTTCGCTCCTAAATCCACACTAAAGCCAGGACAGAGAGGTTCACTGAATGTTGTCTGGACTCGGTGCAGTAGCGTGAGCTCGCCACAGCGTGAAACGCTGTAGAAACTCAACTTCCCTTCATTGTACTCAAGGTGCACACCCACTCTACGTGACTGAGCTGGGGGAATCAGACCTTTATGAAGACTGTTGTGCCAAAAAGTGCAACTAGAAGGAGAACAGATGATTTTCCAAGACAGCTTGTTGTGTCCGAAGCAAGCAGTCTTTACCCTGCCCTTTTCTTTGTATGCCTTTATATGACACAGCCACCTCAATGACGCCACCATcccactccacctcccagtagTGGTTTTCTTGAAGGTCGTCTTGGCACAGCGATTGGTAAAAGTGGGAGAATCTGTCAGGGTGATCAGGATGAGCCTGGCCTGTTATTCCCCATGATAGCTCTCTCTTGGTATTTGCCATGTATAGACACGCATGCACTGTGTTAGGATCCAGCGTAGGACCTGCAAGAGAGGACAAATTCACTCACTCAAAGGTTGAAACTTCctgtagaaatatatttattattctaCTTACATATAAACTTGGCCAGTATGTCTTTTCTTGATGTTGGTTTGATATGAAGCTTTCCGGGAATACGCAAcactgacaagaaaaaaataataatgttctCAAACTCAGGAAACGTGCAATTATAATGAAATTTGCTACAAAATACCCAACTCACTTATATTATCCATAGAATGGCCAAATAATTGTACATTCTGTATGCCACACATGCTTTTTAATTGGTTGGTTTTTGCAGACACAAACTCTTTCAGAGGCACCAGTCCTTCATGTGAACCTGAAAACACAGGGAGGCCACCCACAGCTTGAATATCCTGTAAGAGCCAAACAAATGCATAATCCCAACAGTCTTacattaaacaagaaaaatacaaaagaggAAATGATACCAAGGAATCACCTTTAGGAACTGAATGGGATCATCTGCTTGTGCAAGCTGGCAGAGATTATGATCCATTTCCTTCAGTTTATGAACTTCATGTTCCAGTCGTGCTTTGTGACCGTTAGTCCAGTCAACTCCAGCTTTCTCTACCTCTTCAACTTTGCCTCTCATCTCAAGACATTTCTTTTCCAGAAAGTGATTGTATAAACGGAGATGTTTGGTGCATCGCTGCTCAAAGTTGTCACTTGACTCCCAAGCAGCAACcttgtggaaaacaaacaacattacAGTCGTCATGACTTTCAGTCACAGTAAGGTTGGGGGTTTTGGGGTAAGGTTAGTCAGAAGCGCATTGGAGCAAAACATACAGTAGGCATTCCATTAACCTTGCAACATCAGAACTTGGAGTTGAGTTTGATGCCACACCTGATTAACAGCATTCCAGTTTACATGCTCGGATTTCAACATGGCGCCCAGGTTGTTCGCAGCACCTCTTATGAACATCGTTTTAAGCTTTACTTCC
Above is a window of Xiphophorus hellerii strain 12219 chromosome 2, Xiphophorus_hellerii-4.1, whole genome shotgun sequence DNA encoding:
- the LOC116711811 gene encoding LOW QUALITY PROTEIN: E3 ubiquitin/ISG15 ligase TRIM25-like (The sequence of the model RefSeq protein was modified relative to this genomic sequence to represent the inferred CDS: deleted 1 base in 1 codon), whose translation is MASSLDLLDCSICLHLLDEPVTTACGHSFCKKCINTFWDTGPNLEEKYTCPQCRTTFSPKPALQKNTVLANLLEEHKKKPSQSVAGDENDVALPGDVPCDCCTKRKQKAEMYCLMCLASFCETHLQPHFELPVLKKHKLIQASTRIKESICSRHDRLFEIYCRTDKQLVCPLCVVQHKNHDIVEVTAEVKAKQEELERTRKKIADTVRVSQCKIRQLEEAAKSIRVAAWESSDNFEQRCTKHLRLYNHFLEKKCLEMRGKVEEVEKAGVDWTNGHKARLEHEVHKLKEMDHNLCQLAQADDPIQFLKDIQAVGGLPVFSGSHEGLVPLKEFVSAKTNQLKSMCGIQNVQLFGHSMDNIMLRIPGKLHIKPTSRKDILAKFICPTLDPNTVHACLYMANTKRELSWGITGQAHPDHPDRFSHFYQSLCQDDLQENHYWEVEWDGGVIEVAVSYKGIQRKGQGKDACFGHNKLSWKIICSPSSCTFWHNSLHKGLIPPAQSRRVGVHLEYNEGKLSFYSVSRCGELTLLHRVQTTFSEPLCPGFSVDLGANLTMCEF